From the genome of Thermoanaerobacterales bacterium, one region includes:
- a CDS encoding DUF4342 domain-containing protein: QGDRTVFEIPATVGAVGLLGAMASTELAVLGLVGLLTAMTKNYSLEIDYEGAAEARPEEAGLQN; the protein is encoded by the coding sequence AGCAGGGCGACCGTACCGTCTTCGAGATCCCGGCGACAGTGGGTGCCGTCGGCCTGCTGGGCGCGATGGCCTCCACCGAACTCGCCGTCCTGGGACTGGTCGGGCTGCTGACGGCGATGACCAAGAACTACTCCCTGGAGATCGACTACGAAGGGGCGGCGGAGGCTCGCCCGGAGGAGGCAGGGTTGCAAAACTGA